The Thalassotalea sp. HSM 43 genome window below encodes:
- the tpx gene encoding thiol peroxidase: MKKLLSLILGGAIVASSAMAFEQKETVGLVVAGGKPITLLGKQLYTGYDAPNFDVVDERFNKISLTDFKGRTVLISAVPSLDTGVCSLQTKRFNEEVGNLPENVVVLTISADLPFAQKRFCNTEGVDALKVVSDSVWHDFGEKYGLIIKDMGLLSRSIFVINGRGKIVYKELVPDISKHPDYDKALRAAKESAQSDLPI, from the coding sequence ATGAAAAAACTATTATCTCTTATTCTTGGTGGCGCTATCGTCGCTTCATCGGCTATGGCCTTTGAACAAAAAGAAACCGTCGGCTTAGTTGTCGCCGGTGGTAAGCCAATCACATTGCTCGGCAAACAACTCTATACCGGTTACGATGCACCAAATTTTGACGTGGTAGATGAACGATTCAATAAGATTTCACTTACCGATTTTAAAGGTCGTACGGTATTAATTTCCGCGGTCCCAAGCCTAGATACCGGCGTTTGCTCATTGCAAACCAAACGCTTTAATGAAGAAGTTGGCAATTTACCAGAAAACGTTGTGGTTCTAACCATCAGCGCTGATTTGCCTTTCGCACAAAAACGTTTTTGTAATACCGAAGGCGTTGACGCATTGAAGGTAGTGTCGGACTCTGTATGGCATGATTTTGGTGAAAAATACGGTTTGATCATCAAAGATATGGGCTTATTAAGCCGCTCGATATTCGTGATCAACGGTCGCGGTAAAATTGTTTATAAAGAGCTTGTGCCAGATATCTCTAAACACCCGGATTACGATAAAGCGTTGCGCGCGGCAAAAGAGTCGGCGCAAAGTGACTTACCTATCTAG